From the genome of Ananas comosus cultivar F153 linkage group 16, ASM154086v1, whole genome shotgun sequence, one region includes:
- the LOC109722262 gene encoding uncharacterized protein LOC109722262 (The sequence of the model RefSeq protein was modified relative to this genomic sequence to represent the inferred CDS: added 34 bases not found in genome assembly), with amino-acid sequence MNHRNCFEALDKSLRDILKVNDDSVEERLFGGKTIVFGGDFRQVLPVIVGGTRQDIINALITKSYIWNNCRVFRLSTNMRLLRCPVNDSSKEKMANFAKWILDLGDGKLDAMKLETDEEPTWIKIPDALLMKSSSDGIKDIVSVVYDNIHQNYNDPAYLRDRAIITPMNETVDEINNYVL; translated from the coding sequence ATGAACCATAGGAATTGTTTCGAAGCTTTAGATAAATCATTGAGAGATATCTTGAAAGTAAATGATGATAGTGTTGAGGAAAGGCTCTTTGGAGGAAAAACTATTGTATTCGGTGGAGATTTTAGGCAAGTACTTCCTGTTATTGTTGGAGGAACAAGACAAGACATAATTAATGCATTAATCACCAAGTCATACATATGGAATAATTGTAGAGTCTTCCGATTGTCAACAAACATGAGATTGCTTAGATGtccggtgaatgattcatcaaAAGAAAAGATGGCAAATTTTGCAAAATGGATACTCGATTTAGGTGATGGAAAATTAGATGCTATGAAATTAGAAACTGATGAAGAGCCTACTTGGATCAAAATACCAGATGCCTTACTTATGAAGAGTAGTAGCGATGGTATTAAAGATATTGTTTCGGTGGTGTATGATAACATTCATCAGAACTACAATGATCCCGCATATTTAAGAGATAGAGCTATTATCACACCAATGAA